Sequence from the Penaeus vannamei isolate JL-2024 chromosome 25, ASM4276789v1, whole genome shotgun sequence genome:
cagcatcaccattatcttcattattactaccactttTGATATCAGTTTCATTATGATCACATAATgaacattactaatattatcaccaACGCcccaattaccattattatcatgaccattaccatcaccaaaatattcaacaaaatatatttcatttcatgacCGTCACCCAACACCActgcatgtttttcttcttcttccccttcttcttctccttctcctcctccttcttcttcctcttcttcttattattattattattattattccccttcttcttcttctccttcttcttctacctcttcttcttcttcctcctcctcttcttcttcttcttaatcctcctcctcttcttcttcttcttcctcttcttcttcatcatcatcatcttctttttcctcttcttcttctccttcttcctcctcctcctcctcctcttctccttcctctacttcttattcttcttctccttcttttttcttcttccccttcttcttcctcttctcctccaccttctccttctccttcaccttctccttgtccttcttcttcctcttcttttttgtcatACGTGCCGGGTGAACACGCACCAATGCATCAACGGGTGTCATTTATGGGTCAAAGTCGTGCCCGCGCATGACATAATCGGGTGACCAATATCTTAATTTTTTTGCATGATATTAACCTCAATAACGAGAGAGAATTTGGCTGCTCTCTCGTGGACGGAAGGAAAAAGTCGATTGaaagttgatgttattattattatcattgttatcatcacctttatcataattatcattatcattgttatcattaccattattattattatcattatcattgttattgttgttatcatcaccattattattattatcattatcattgttatcattaccatcattattattatcattatcattgttataattgttatcatcaccattattattattatcattgtcatcattattgttatcatcaccattattattattatcattgtcatcattattgttatcatcaccattattattattatcattgtcatcattattgttatcatcattgttgtcattattatcattattattattactcgtatctttatcattgttatcattgccattattattattattcgtttattaTATAATCGTTATTGGtataattttcattgctatttgTATGATCAccatcgttataattgttatcatcgttgttacattatatatcaatatattgttatatttgtgaTAGCGAATTCAGATTTGGTTATCTGCtcacctttctttcgttttccttcccctcttccatactCTTTCTGacggcctctctttctctcattctctgtctgtctgtctgtctccacatacgtatacaccacacaagcacacacacacatacacacacgtacacacacacacatacacacacgtacacacacacacatacacacatacacacatacacacatacacacacgtacacacacacacacacacacacacacacacacacacacacacacacacacacacacacacacacacacacacacacacacacacacacacacacacgcacgcactagtGTACACACACCCGCAAACGCGTGCACACGCTCACGCGCGCgtctgtgtggctgtgtctgtctgtctttctcattttccttctccagtCATGTTCCTTCCCGCATTCTCCACtcccttgcttctcttcctccatttatcacaatccctttccccacttctttCGCATCAGCGCAATGAAACTAAAGCGAAAATCTTCATAAACGcacaatcattatttttcattatttttcacaaCTCTTTCTCGGAACTCTCATAAATTGCCTGAAACTTCCTTAACTTTTAACCTaattccctattttctcttttttttctttgtgtatctaATTTGGATTTTTATTCTATCCCTGGCTTTGTTTTATTGATCAGACGAGTATCTGATAGCGGTagtgagactgagaaagagatcTATAGGCAGAATATATTGATCGCCGACATGGATACATAAACTCATGGTCTGGTTCACAAACACTAAAtaattttctccctctgtctgtctgtctgtctgtctgtctgtctgtctctctctgtctctctctgtctctctctgtctctctctgtctctctctttctttctccttctctctctctctctctctttctctctctctttctctctctctctctctctctttctctctctctctctctttctctctctctctctcgcgcatttactattactgttgccgTCTCTGCTGCTTTTGCTACgtccactactactgctgttactactattattattactgctactacaattactactaccaccaccaccactactactattaatagtgcttccactattacttctacttctaccactactactactattattactactactactaatactactcctactactgttatcattactactactattacaactactattgttattattactactactatgactaccaCTGCTAAACTTATTACAAATTTACTACAACCGTTTTCATCAGGAGGTGCAATACAGTGGCGGTTCACTACTATACGATGTAAACACTGTTTGACATACgtacttatttattatctattatacttatttattatcgATTATTCGTTATTCGTCGATTATGGtatcttatatatttctttctatcgctTCGAAAAATGTAGTGAAATGCGTAGGAAAAAgtttgaataagaatgaataattttGCAAAACAATATGATTTAACCTTACGATGAAAAGTTtttaaatcacatttttttttctgtatttatctatacgATCGTAGTAAGATTTCTTGATATTAGTCCTGAAATTACCATATGCAACAGATAGTTAAATTCTAGTACAAAAAaacatattgatattattaatgaggACAACACATGATGCAACAAACGATGCATATCTAGTACAATACTAATTAAATACTAATTAATTAAATGCCAATTAAATACTGAAGACTCTAATGATTAAGAAATATATTAGTATGCTGTGGACAAGTATGTAAAGTATGTCCAGTGATATTGACCAAAGAAGCTGCTGGACTTTCTGGGAAATACAAACCACTCCACTGAATTATGCAACTGTAGCCAATTTACAGCCTGAGTAAAGAGTGGAGATTGCCTGTTGCAGAAAGGACTGCGTGAATCACCATCTGCAACtgcggaaaagaaagagaagttgtTTGCTGTGAGAGGAATCATGGAAGTATTTGAttagctgtgatgttgatgttgtagctgtgatgttgatacagtagctgtgatgttgatgctgtagctgtgatgttgatactgtagctgtgatgttgatgcagtagctgtgatgttgatgctGAAGCTGTGATAGGAATCATGTTGGTGATGAAGTATTCGaatagctgtgatgttgatggtgtagctgtgatgttgatacagtagctgtgatgttgatgctgtagctgtgatgttgatactgtagctgtgatgttgatgcagtagctgtgatgttgatgctGAAGCTGTGATAGGAATCATGTTGGTGATGAAGTATTCGaatagctgtgatgttgatactgtagctgtgatgttgatgctgtagctgtgatgttgatactgtagctgtgatgttgatactgtagctgtgagaGGAATCATGTTGGTGATGAAGTATTCGaatagctgtgatgttgatactgtagctgtgatgttgatactgtagctgtgatgttgatactgtagctgtgagaGGAATCATGTTGGTGATGAAGTATTCGaatagctgtgatgttgatactgtagctgtgatgttgatactgt
This genomic interval carries:
- the LOC113827264 gene encoding uncharacterized protein, with translation MIPLTATVSTSQLQYQHHSYSINITATLQYQHHSYSINITATVSTSQLQYQHHSYSINITATASTSQLFEYFITNMIPLTATVSTSQLQHQHHSYSINITATLQYQHHSYSINITATASTSQLFEYFITNMIPLTATVSTSQLQYQHHSYSINITATLQYQHHSYSINITATVSTSQLFEYFITNMIPLTATVSTSQLQYQHHSYSINITATVSTSQLFEYFITNMIPITASASTSQLLHQHHSYSINITATASTSQLLYQHHSYTINITAIRILHHQHDSYHSFSINITATASTSQLQYQHHSYSINITATVSTSQLQHQHHS